A segment of the Ammospiza caudacuta isolate bAmmCau1 chromosome 2, bAmmCau1.pri, whole genome shotgun sequence genome:
gCACGAGTGTCATGCCATAAATAGCACAGGATCTAATTATGGTCCAAGTTAAGTCTGGCTATCTCCTTTTGTGGTTTAGTTTCAACCCAGGTAAGTTCTTTATTTGGGTGGGGTTGCTTTGCttgatttgttttgctgtgcAATTCATAGTTGCTGGAGAGGCTTTTTGAGCTTTATTGGTTTTCCTTTTGATTCTGCCTTTGAAAGAGTTTGagtttgttgtttggttggttggttttagTGTTTCTTGACGTTGAGTACTAACACATTTTCAAGTCCCAAATAATTTAAAGTATATCTTTCTGTTGGTTATTGGAAATAAATTCTTTGTGATGCTTGGCTTCACAGAGCTGTATAAAAAGCTGTAATTTAATGTAGTATAGGGTTAGGCACAGAGTTGAACATTTTTGGGTGCAAATAATTCAAGTGTAAGTGCCTTTGACATGCTTCAACTTGATGATTTTGTGTAGAAGGGAAGATGATCTCCTGATGAAAGAATACTAAATGATAAGCTTAAACATCTTAGAAGTTTAAAAGATCATCTCCAAACTTGGTTTTTAATTTGGCCATTTCACTGGACTGCTCTGTCTATAAATGTCTTTCTGTACAATACACATTCTTCATGAACTTCGATCTTTCAGCATATCCTACAGCTCTACTGAAAGTTCTAAGTCATAGCCTATATCATAACTCAGAGTATGCATTGAGTCTGAAAAGAAATTTGTTTGGTTATGTTTTCTAATTTTAGATGACTCTTACTTCAGatttcaaacagaaatttaGAGTTTTCCTAAACTGATGACTTGATCCAATGATTAGATAAATCAGCCAGTTTAGTAAGCCTTACTAATGTGCAATCCACTTCACAGTAAAAGCCATGTTTGAAATATGTAAACTTGACATATTTCCTTAGtcacacttttaaaatttataatttcCTTTCAAGACATACTGGAAACATTTCAATATCTATGTCATGAAATTTTCTGTCAGTGGAGTGAGTTAATGTATATGTATTACTGACTTGGCACAAGAAATGCAGTTGCATCTTCATCCAAGTCAGAAGTAAAAAACACTTGATGGCTGTTTGACTGTTGTTTCTTTTCCCTGGGAGCACAAATTAATCCATAGAATTTGTCAGTCTGTGGTTTCTCCCTGAGAGTCAGAGTTGTATTTCATACTGTTTGGTGCTATATATGTATGGTAATATTCTCTATTCCTGGGCACCTTAAGGAAGCATCAGAAATACTTAGAATTGCTTAGAGGACTAAGTTGCAGTGTCTTTCAGATTATGGCTAAATCCAGCTAAATAGCTGGATCTTTTTCCTGTCACAAATTTTTGAAGGTATGAATAATATTCTGTACTCTAATATTCTATAAGTAAATTTTGTTTAATTCCCAACAGTcttataaacaaaatatttttatcacatATTTATTCCTCTTGTTGATGAATGTAGTCAAATCTATAGCAGAGACATTTAAGTTTCTCCACTGACTTTAGAGGCCAGGCAACTAGAATGCATtaggggaaggaggaaatggtTGGTATAAAACAGGTGAGTCTGCATTCTTGGGGCTGCTTTTCTTATTGTTGCAGTGTGACCAGTCACACTAATAAGCCTTCCTGGAAATGGGTGGTGTACTCTCATCTTCAAGTTTCTTGACTGTTCATGTAAAAATGCTGTTCTGAAGACAAAATAATTCCCTTTCCATGTGTGAAAGCCACCACATTCAGCAATGGGTGATGGAAATTAAAAGGCCAGGGGATGAGGAGGATCCTGGCCATCACCTGAAAGGTTAAAATGAGAGATTACTGCTTGTTGCTGCATTGCTTCCATGTCATTGTAGAAATCTGTtgtagttttggttttgtttatcttttttattgagatggttttgctttctgtatttttctgtttggctTATGTTTGCTCTCCAGCTGTGAGTTGGTGTAGCTGCAGGCTTTGGAAACGCTTTCTGCACAGAATCCACTGCACTGTtgaaattctgattttgaaacTTATTTAAGGGAGGGTGGTAGAGGGTTTGGAAGACTAAGCCTTGCTTTCAGTATCAACCACTTTTAGAAACTCTCCTAACTTCTGATCATACCGGCCTTCCTCTAGTAcagatggagctgctctgaCCTTGCCATGTCTTTGCTGGTTGCACagaattttctctcttctaGACTCATCACTCTTTCAGTGTAGATTTGAGTGATGTAGTTGCTGATCAGGTAGGGTTGTTTTGCTAATGTTATTTGAGTGAGGCATGAGATCTGTGGCAAAGATTATGAATATACAGGTAAATTCTGGGCTTTTTATGGTTGCATAAATAATATACAGTTTGCATTGCTTTGTCTAGTTAGGGATAGAAAGAGGATTGCAGGACAGCAGAGACTCAGCTGTAAGTAGGGCATTTGTCAGACCATGCACTAATCTGGCATCCTGGCTGGGGAAATTGGCAGAGAGGATTGTCATGCCTCCTGCTTCGATGCAGATGCACTTTTACTGACTCTTTGTTAATTCTTTCCCAAAGTAGGTAGGATACTAAATGATTGTCAACAAAAAGATTTGTGCCTGTGAGGCAGTTAAATAATTCAGCACATGCTAATAACTCCCATTAGCCTGCAATGAACTTCAGTCAGTGAATATCACTGAAGTGTTTTGCTAAAAGCTGCACCTAAATAAAATTCATGAGTAAGCCTGTTGTTTACTTCCAGACAGCTGATGAAAACTGGCCAAGAACTGTTCTCCCACTGGCAGCCTAAGCAGCATATCCTGAGTGTGTCCTCAGCTAAACTCCTCTGTACAGTCAGCTCTGCCCCAGGTCGATTTCTGGCTTTGTTTACACCTGTAAACAAAGCTTTTGACTGTGGAGCAGTTGATGGATGTTCCTGAACAGACTATCAGTTTCTTAATCTGATTGGCAGACAAATCCAAACCCTGCTGTATTATGTCTTTTGAATTAGATGTGACTGTTGGCCAGAGGGGAAACTGAATGACCTGTGGAATTCACCTCTATTCTTACCTTTTGGTCTCTTTAAGAAATTGGGAGAGAATGGGATTTGAATGAATTGATTATGCAAGTGTAGAAACCCAAATTGCTGTTCCACTGATACAGTTCTGATTCATTCCTGGAGCTCAGTCCATCCTGTGCACTGAACAGGGCAGAGACAATGTGGAAAATACAGCCTGTGTCACACATAGAGTGTCATGTATGTGTGCTGGctgaatttcagttttatttcctAACTTGATAAGGTTCCTTCCATTAATTTGtttcagcaaaaataaattctaCTCCCTCCCTGACCCTGTCAAAAACACTGGATCTAACAATACAAACTATAATACAGTTATTCTGAAaccatttttctctgaggtaGGGTGTTTAATTGGAAAAAATCTACTACTGGAGATTTGCCGTTCAGTGTTTCTATACAGTATTGCATTGGGAGCCAATGTTTGGATGGATCTGAATATCAAGTATACAGCTAGAATTTGTAGACTGATTTGTTCAAGTGTATTAAGCAAGTCTTAATTATGACGGTAAAATTTCAAGGCCAGATtgatacatttttttcataTGCTTGAATATGTAAACAGTGGAGTTTGTACAAGTGCTTGTTACTGGCTTATAACTGTTCCTGTTGAAGCTGGACACTTGAGGGAGAGCTGGGTACTGAACAGTTTCAGCAATTCCACCAACTAAACAATAGTAAGCTGCTTCCATTCTAGTGTGTGTTAAAACCTCAGTGTCTATGTTTAAAAGGGACTTTGCATTTAGATGCTGAAGTGAAGCTGGATTTATAATAGCCTGTGGTACAATTGAGATAATGCTGGGTGTGATACAGGCACTACAGTTGGCACCTGGTATGCAGAATGGCCTGCAGTCCTACCTGTTTCTCTTTCTGCTGTTAGATTATTTGTGTGTGAAgactgaggaggaggatgaagctCTGATTGTGGACCCTGGAGACAGCGGGCTGTCCGCACAAAGCTGCGTGCCAGTGCAGCAGAACTCTGAAGCAAACAGTGCTGTTCACCACATGAGTCAACTTGCCTATGGTAATTACTGTTCATTTTTATTGTGATCCGGTAGTTAATGGCTAGTTTTAATGCCATATGTTCTGTGCTTTTGGATTCAGTGCTTTCTATATTACCCCTGTctttaaaacatgttttattAGAAAGCTGCTTTATAGAAATTGCTTGGCAGTGCCTTTAATGAGAAGTGCCTTTTACTCATTACTTTCAAGATCCTTATAAATGGTGAGCCTgctaaaatattacattttaaaaagacaacTTTTTACTTACTTGTAAGGGTAAGTATACCTAGGAATAAATTAGGAAGcaatttggaaaataaatgtcatGAAAGAACCTAGCTTAAAAAATTAGGTTTTTAGATAATCTATCCAGAGTAACTTAGTCATGGAGATGCTGATGTGTAATGAAATGATAGAAGATGGGTGTTTAAGATGATAAATTATTAGCAGTAAGTAGCCATTGTGATTGTCTTTAATTCACTGTATTTATTTCAACATGCAAGATCAGAGTATCTCAAGAAATCTTACCCAATGCTTCATTGGCCCAGACAAAAATTCTTTACAGCTGTTATGAGCATTTATTGAGTTCTGTAGCAATGTTACCAAGTCAGTGAGGAAAATTATTGTAACTAAGTGAAAGCGCTTCCTACTTTgggggatttctttttttaattcagcCAGTTAACTCTATAGAGAATCCCATCATCAGTATTTCTCTTCACAGACACAATTTACATGTGTTTCCTAGTGTTGTTGGGTGCTTCTGAGAACCTTTAGACTTTATGATCTTCTAATTGACAGTAGAGTATTGTGTACTTGTATGTTTACATCTAAAAACAAATTTGGGAGTGGAGGACAGTTTGCATGGTTTACTTGGGGTTTTGTCTCTGttattgaaaataaacaaacaaccccaccaaaattaaaaacttctgcCCAAGAAGCTGTCACAGACAGTTGCTAACCTTGGTTTTAGGACATgagtaattattttattattaataaattgatCATGATGAGAGCAGTTGTTTCTTAAAAGGTAAAATATGGTTTTGTTATCTTTGGGTGTATAAAATCAAGTATGGTGAGATATATGAGTGAAACACCCCACAGGTTTATCTCAAATGAGAGTATCGAACTTTAAACTGAAATTCTGTCTGATTGGTTTTATTCAACCACTATCTTAGACCAGTCTCTTGTAGAGCAGTGCCTTTCCTTCAGATCTCATTCTGTCTGTCCAAATGAGTTTCTTCTACTTTTGTCTTGTATCTTCTTGCCTACAATAAGAAGCTGTCAGAGGAAGCTCAACATCGTGCAGAGAGAGATCTAGGTCTTCacttctccctgcctgctgcagagcaccatttttttaaattttttcttagccATTTATGCTCACAAAGTCAGTATTACTTTTACTggctcttttaaaaatatcattatatttgaaaaaaatattaaattgaaTTGATAATTTCTGATCTAAATTAATTCAATAAGTAACTGTTTGGCATTATGCTGGTAAACAAATTTCAAATAACCAAGCAGTCTGAGAGTTTAAAAAGAAGGGTGACTGTACCTATTTTTACTGTAGTGAAATGTTTAATGCAGTGGGAAACTTTCTGATGagctttgctttctctttaaCAGGAAGTGAAGGCTTGCCAGTGCTTGCTGATCAGACAGCCTCACAAATGGGCCACTCTGCAATGAGAGGAAATGGTCACAGCCCTGAGAAaatggattttgtttttttgcgTAATAAAAGAAAGCGACTTTCTCCTGCTGTAGTGGAGCACAATGTGGTATGTTTCACCAAACAATAGCCCTTCCTTTTGAGAAGATGGGTAGGATATCTATGCATGGATGCTTCTAGCAAGTCTTCAGCCTCCTACTCTGCAGTCTGTCCATACATCCAGAattgccccatcccaggtgcagaatccagcactgTCCTTGTTAAACTTCATACAGCTGGTGGTTGCCCAGCCTCTGATTTGTTCAGATCTCTCTGTGGGGCCTCTCTTCCTTCAAGGGAGTCAATGGCTCCTCCCAACTTAGTGTCGTCAGAAAATTCTGTGTCCACGTCATTTATGTCCACATAATTTATGAGTGTATCCACACTCTTGTGTCCTTTGTCCACGTcatttatgaagatgttgaGGAGCACAGGGCCcaggatggagccctgcagaACCCCACTAGTGACAGGTGCCCAGTCTGAAGTCACTCCATTCCCTGTAACCCTTTGTGCCTGGCTCCTGAGTCAGTTGATCACTCATGCTGtgatgtgtttatccagctgtgtgctggacatTTTGTCCAGAGGATCCTGTGAGAGGCAGTATCAAAAGCTTTACTGAAACTCAAACATTGTATCAACTGACTTCCCTTGATCAGCTAGGTGGGTCATCTTGTCATAAAAGGAATTTAACTTTGACAAGGAGGTCTTCACCCTTCTGAAGCCGTGCTGGCTGTGACTGATGACTCGGTTGTCCTTTAAGTGTTTTTCAGTAACTCACAGAATAATCTCCACAATTTTACCAGTCACTGAATTCTGCCTGctggaaacaaaacagaagtgtTATCTACCCCCCTCCcagctttccttttctaaaataaaacctgatcagttaaaaaaaaaataaagtatcaCCAGCAGACGCTGTAAATCTGTGGTGAGTGATGGATGGGATCGGCATGCATCCAGTAAAAGGAAAATGCCAGGATTGTCCAGGTGGTGGCACCGTCCTTCCTGCTTAAAAGCAGTGTGCAAGCCATGAGGAAATTGCCTCTTGTAGAAATTTTCTACAGCTTCTGCTTTCAGTTATACCCACTGAAGTCTCATAATTTGGACTCAGAGGTCTTTTTCAATCTaagtgattccatgattctgtgattgcaTAACCTCGGCTGTATAGTATATTTAGTTAGATGAGAAAGTTCTGCCTTGgaataaacaaataaaagtgCATGTTGCtgttaattttatatatatacatatgtacaCACATATGTACACACATATATGTCCTCTTCCTGTACCATGGTAAAATCACTTGAAGAAACCAGAGGTCTGAGAGTGTGCTATAGCAAATCCAGGGTCAAGCTGGTAAGGAAACCTTGATGACTCTGGTAGGTCTTGTTTTCTTGGGCCCTTCTATAGCCAAGGGAGGGAATTATAGCTACAACCAAAAGTGTCCAAGTTTGATTCCTCGGAGAATTCtttaacttttcaaaatattaaatgttaATTATGTTATTTCCCAGATGAGTACCAGGGAAGAAGAATATGAAGATAGTGACAGTGTCATTTATGAGTATGAACCAGACTATGAATGTGTAagtgaattttcttttgtttgacTGTGTTTGAAAAGCTGCTTTGGGGATGCATGTTTTGGGGTAGGCTGAAGTAACATGAAAGATTTGAAGTTGGTATTTACTTACTTAATGTGATATCCTAAATCCGTGTATATATCAGTACCTTAcactccttttttctctttttatttcttttttatatttaattattattttaatgaaaaaggaaagcattttatcTGAAGCTTCTTATACTGGATATCAACAGAATCCTCTTATGGAGGTCCTCAGTTATTGCCAGGtatggttttttccctttctatcTGAAATGGTGTTTAAACAATTTTAGTTATACTTCAGGAAGTGTTGTATTATAAACTTGACAACCAGTGATGTGATCCTTTCCAGTTATTTGCTTCTTAATTGCCCACataactaaaatattttcaaagtaaaacTAATCTCTTTCATATTCTCTGAACTTTTCataagaataattttcaaaaattgaGCTTTAATACAAAATGTAAAGTTTAGTTATTGGGAGGAGTTTCACAGTAATGGGAAAGATATGGCAGTGGTACACACCCAGCTATTGAATGTACATGTTGCTTGCCAAAAATCCTGCTAGTGTTGGTTTTCTAAGTTCTTTCCTTTTGATTTCTGAAGCAGTACTGGCAAAATTGAAAATAACTGCACTAAAAATTAAGCATCCCATATTTATTCAGGTGAGCACTTGTGTGATTGGAGTCATTCAGGCCATGCTTAATGGAAGTCAATTTGTAAGTGATTTGTAGCCAAGTGTTAATGTCTTGTAAGTCTCCTTAAGCATTCAGCGGTGCTGTGGAAGGAAGTTGGCTAAGTTTTAAGGAGGGAGTTCAGCTTTTAATTGAACTTTCTTGGTTTCTTCAGATTTAGGTGGGTTCTTGTGAAACAATGctattttcagttttatattTGTTGACAGGCCATGTATGATGCCATTCAGAAGCTGGATAAAAAATTTGACCTGCTTCATCGTAAGGTCTTGGAAATGCAGCATACTCGTATAAAGCCATTCTTGCTCAAACCTGTGAGTATTAAAGACCTAAGATGCTTGTTTTTGCTTTAATTCTCTCATTTCCTCTgatgcttattttaaaaatcccaatcCTTTCACTAAGATTGAAATAAGGAGCAAAATCGTAGACTTGGAATCTATTTCAATTCAATTACTTGAGATTTCTGATGATGTGCCACCTTCAGTTTCCTGTGTTATTGACTGGTGGCCACAGATTGGCAGTGACTGCCATCAAATTCAGGATGCTGTGATAGATGGTGTAAAATTCTATTTGTATTGGCATGAACAGAAGTGAATTGTGTAGGTGCATCTTAAACTTCAGTATATTGCTGTTGTACCTTTGCAACATGTGGTGTGCTGTCTCATTGGTTTCTGCAGTTAGAAGAGAGTTTAAGCATCAGTCAGGTTGGTTCCATTGGTTTACTGAACTTTAGATGTGAGCAGTATGTTGTCATATCCATTACAGTAtagaatttgtttttttaatggaagctcctttttaaacatttttaataatgtttGATATTGAGTACACCGTATTCATTTTGTTCCTAAATGGTTGATCTATTGTTAAGTAAGGAGACACAATTTAAGTATTCTAACAATGATCTTTAAAAGGGAAACATAACAGATGGTTTTTGAAAAAGGGTTATAAAATCCATAATGACTTCTTTTGTCATCAACACTACAAAGCTTTTAATGTGGCAGAGATGATTCTGCTGTCAGGAGATGTCAAGACAGCAGTAAGGCCATTTGCTTTAAGGGTGGGTGGAGCTGGATTTCTCACACCTGTCAGCTATCAGTAGGAAACTAAGTTTTATTTAGTTTGTACTTTTATTGTCAGCTCCAAGCTCGTGCTGGCTACTCATCCAAAACCATGAGGTTCAGGGAATAAACTGATCTTGTCAAGTGCAAATGAACCCTGTAGGACCTCTGTGCTCTTACCCTCCCCTCTGATATGTGGGATGGCAGCTGCTTTaatgtttggatttttgggttaaaagtgacctgcattgcttttttttttctttttcttttttttttttcctgaaggctTTTATCTGCCAGCTGTTTTCTTAGGTTCTGCCATTTAAAACTATCAGGAGTgctgttggatttttttatagCTGTACCATTGCTGTACTTGTGAAGGGCtaatggaatggtttggggtaaaggtatttttttaccccaaaaagcTGGAGAAACTGACAAACTTTCAGATACATAAGATTTCCTTAAggttacagattttttttttaaggttacAAGGATGAAATATAATGAGATTCTctaaacaaacacacaaaaccaccaaatttaaataaaataagagAAACAAATCCACATGTGTCATCTTCATTTGGTGGCTCCTGCTCAGTGACTTGTGTTTTGAACTAGAATGCATGCTGTAtgatttttaataaaggcaCTTGAAGTGATGGAAATATAGCCTATCTCTCAGTTTGTCCATCTCTTTGGAATCTTCATTGTAGATGAGATCTgaatatttaatgttttcagCTAACAAgtaaagaaagaagagaaagtgtttgggttttttcttgtttgaaaGGAGCTACCAGGGCAGTGGACCCATTCCTTGAAAATTCTTTAGTCAATGACTGGGTCAATgactgaaaaattttaaattttattttgcctATTTACTTTTTAATAGAGGTCTAGAAAGTTGTTTTGCACCCccaggtgaaaaaaaatctgagaaacaTTGAAGCTGACCAGATAAACTCTTAGTGTTGCAGATACAAATGAGAATAGAAGATAGTAGAGGGAAGGCTAAAACGTGGTTTAGCCACGTTTTAGTAGAGGGAAGGCTAAAGCTCTGAGTTGATGACAGAGACTACTTCAAGGAAGAATATGCTGCTCATAGCATCATTACTATTCTAGTAATCTAGTTTTCCTGGtttgctaaaaaaaaccccaaaattatcaGCTACGTCTAATTTAAccttttaattgttttctgaaTCACGTTTGCAGAAACCAGTTGGATTTACATACAGAAGTTCCAGTCATTTGCCTTCAGGAAAAATAAGAGTACCAAAGCACATGGAAAGAGATTTAAGTCTTCATCGTTCTTCATCAGGCCAGGGAAGGCATAGCCCAGTTGTAAGGGTTGCTTTACCAAATGGCCACGTTCAAGTCAATTCCAAAGTAAAACATGCCCCACAGAGTTTTCAGCTGGAATCTCAGCAGCCTGTTGGAAGGCAGAGCCCACCACTCCCCACTATAGTTTCTACACATTCATTACATTCATCATACACAGCAACTAATGGGATGCCTGACCTTTCACCACAATCAAATCTTGCTCCCAGTATAGTGGAAAGTACTGTCAACATTGCATCTTCACCCGTGGCATCACCATCAATGCCAGCACCGTCTGAGCCCAGTCAGGAGAATAACGCTATGGAGTTGAACTGCAAAAATGCATCTGAGGATGTGAATATTAGTGAAGAACTACCATCTTCTTCAGTCTTCATCAATCCTAGCTTTGGTGAGAGCCTTTGTGATAAATATGAGAAACAAAGGCTAAGAAAATGTCTGGTTTACAGTAGGTGCTTTGGGTTCTTTTAACTCTAggctctctttttctctcttaatGTAACCCTTTTTTATTCTGTGTATAACTCACAAGTAATATGTGCATGCTACCCATGTGTTGGAGGAGGCAAATAGATTGCCACTAAAGCTGAGTGAGGCATATGCCTGTATGCATGTTGGAAGAAAGCAGCTTGCCTGATCTGTGTGAAGGAAATGTCTGTTTTCTTCTCATGTGggattttattctttctgtACATCTTTTCTGTACTCAAATCCTCCAGTGTTCGGTTTCTTCCAAAATACTTGAttccaaagaaaaacaagaattctaTAGATCATTGCATTATAATACACATATCAAATAGCACCATGTATTAAAAACTGATGGCTTTCTAAAGGGTAAATGCCCTGATTTATATGCAAGGCTGAGCTATGATTTCTCTCCTTTGGtctaaaaaatacatttgtacAGCTGAAGAGCTGTGTGAATATTAGGTGAAATATTCAGATATATATCTAAAAATTTGTAAACAGTTAATGTTTTAGCAGTTCTGTGTATGCATGTGCCACTCTTTATAAGTCAGTGTCTTGAAACCGTACCTGGTATCTGCACAAATGTAAAATAGGACACTGTGAACATTGTGGACTATTGGGTGTCTGATGTATTTTCTTGGGTGTTTTGATTTCAATTATGCTGGTGGTTAATGTGAATCAAAAAGTTACTTCTGTTATCATTCCAatttaaagctgcttttgtaAGAGCAAGGATAAGTAATAATACATAGTAAAATTAACTGTAGTAGAGAACATGCTGAGAGTCAAGAGAAAGAGTTTgaaaaaatgttctgtttttAACAACTCGtttgggattttaattttttttttgctgtatgtttttgttttacaaAAGAGTTTGTTGGTGACCCAGCAAGAAATGTGAAAGTTCCTGGAAACCATTTGGTGAAGGCTCAGCAAAAGACCAAGCCCAAGTACGCAGCGCGGCACTTGGTGCGCGTCTTGTTCCCCAAGAAGACTCTACTGTGCAGCGTTATGGGAGCGAGTGCACGGGGGCGCAGGACACTGGATCCAAACAAAGTTGCTGCAATACGAGGTTTGGTACCTTTCAAAATGCACAGATTTACTTCTTTCATGCTTAACAAAGTTTTGAACTTAAAAGGAGTCCTTTTCTGTATGTTTCTGGCTAATTGCTGTCTGACAGCTGGTGAGCAGATAAATGCTGCAGTGGATGTGCTCCACTCTGCAGTATCCGTTTGTTTTGAATGTCCTGCTTTGTAATTCTCAATGTTCGTTTTTCCTCAATTTGAATGAAACTATTCAAATTTCTTCTTGTTTTATGTACATTGTGTTCATCAGTCATGCTTGCTCTGTCTAGATTTTTAATTGCAGttcattttgtgtttgtgtgtcccATGGATTTTGTcagtggttttttgtttggttgatttggtttggtttatgGCCATGGTATACTTGGGACAAACATTAACTGGTGGTTTTGAAACACTCTTTATGTTGAGTGAGAAGTGGTGAAGATGgtggggggatttttttaataaatgtcaGTTCATTTACACAGATCCCATGGCATGTATGTGTTAAAGGATTAAAATTGAGTGTAAGATTATATAAGCCATGTGAAATAGTTGTAGCAACAACTTTACCATGTGTCTGTTCTTTTGGGGGGGATGGTGGTagtggtggttttggggtttttttaatagttaGTATGATAAATCACATATTTCCCCTAATTCTACCaggaaatattaaatataatagaAACATTATTCACAACATCTCAAAATGTATCACAGAACATCTTGAATTCATAATGCTGGTTATTTTCAAAACATAAGTTTATTATCTTTATTTATCGATGGAAGTCTGAAGCTTGTAAATGGAGAACAGTAAACATATGAAGCATTAGttaactttctctctctttgtaAATTAGGATACTTTTAGCTACTGGGCTTTGTAATGATGCTTcaaacattttctgtattttatatgCAGAATTTCTTGCAACTAACTTTCCAACCTATGATTTGAGTGAGCGTGGAAAAGACTGGAAAACCTGTATCACAAATGTCAATTCTATGATCCGCTCCTTACGCTCCGAAGCCAAAGCAAAGGTGATGAGTTATTAAGTACTAAGCTTGCACTTTTTTGTCAGATTCATTATTTGACCTGCTCATGGTACAAGTGCTGTATTGGAAGT
Coding sequences within it:
- the BEND2 gene encoding BEN domain-containing protein 2, giving the protein MPKSCGDFSVEQRGLGFDRFSPHCSYCFNPDYLCVKTEEEDEALIVDPGDSGLSAQSCVPVQQNSEANSAVHHMSQLAYGSEGLPVLADQTASQMGHSAMRGNGHSPEKMDFVFLRNKRKRLSPAVVEHNVMSTREEEYEDSDSVIYEYEPDYECESILSEASYTGYQQNPLMEVLSYCQAMYDAIQKLDKKFDLLHRKVLEMQHTRIKPFLLKPKPVGFTYRSSSHLPSGKIRVPKHMERDLSLHRSSSGQGRHSPVVRVALPNGHVQVNSKVKHAPQSFQLESQQPVGRQSPPLPTIVSTHSLHSSYTATNGMPDLSPQSNLAPSIVESTVNIASSPVASPSMPAPSEPSQENNAMELNCKNASEDVNISEELPSSSVFINPSFEFVGDPARNVKVPGNHLVKAQQKTKPKYAARHLVRVLFPKKTLLCSVMGASARGRRTLDPNKVAAIREFLATNFPTYDLSERGKDWKTCITNVNSMIRSLRSEAKAKKTEGKEEVSDAPDTSHCVDLNDNEDSGDNSQNSQKMIGSAIDMLQNSELDKFPEAFQTSSVRKHQSLEPMEPLGSPWRNVQLPFSVIYVAKGKTRPELSARFLIRHMFPEEVLVKSNVYGSLDRGMSPLDSNKINALRDFLQENFPSFDLNESGFDWKACVAAINSTIRSLRHELKKATTGTRHRAPSAESPRGSHSRKASGKHLSD